One Pseudobutyrivibrio xylanivorans genomic window, AGTTTTCTCATTTCCCTTTACACCTGAAAGTAGAAACAAATCCTTGCCTGAACGAATCTCACAATCCTCAATAAGGCCATCAATAATAACATTTCCAGCCGCATCGATAACAGCGCCGTCTCTCACGCCACCATGGATAATAACATCTCCATTGAACTTGATGTTTCCAGTGTCGATTCCAACATCCCCATTCACCTCATGAACAGGAGAAATATTAATCTTGCCCTGGTTGAGCTCAATCTTTCCCGAAATCTTAGCAGTGTAGGTGAGTTTGTCAGCAGAGCGATCAAAACCACGTCCAATTAGTGGCGGCAAATCTCTAACTGGTTTTGGTTCTAGAATACGTCCACGAACGGACATTCCACGAGACCCCTGAACAGCAGGGTGATAAATTGCTACAACATCACCAGCTTCAACCGTCTCGATAGTTTTGATACTCATATAATCAGCTGTTCCATCCGGACGGATGGTTGGCTTTCTATTGAACTTTGTCTCGAATGTGTATTCAAAATACCCTGGGGTCCCCTGAACCTGTGGACTGCCCTCTGCGACCTTCACCGCACGACCATAAATCGGACTGTCTGAAAGCCTTGAAAGCATATCCTGATCAATTCCAAAAGTTACACCGGCATGATTCAAGATTCCAAGCAGCTGCGCAGCAGTAAAACTTGGAACCTCATTTTTTCCATCAGGAATCTTGAAGGTCATAGTTGCCTCCAAGCCATTAGATGAAACCTGTACTTTTGGTGCAAAAGGTGGAAGTGCCCCTGCCATAAGTCCCCCGTGAAACAATAGTCCGTTAGATAAATTATACTATTCAACGTGTATGGGCGCACAAATGCCCATACTTTGAATAGTATAATTATATTTCTTTATTTTGTATTTGTCACAAAATTCACTAAATTTTGAATATTTTTCATTAAATTTTCACGTTTGAGGCTTAATGGAAATCTTAGTACTTTCCGTCGTTTGGAAGTCCCTTTACAGCCTTAACAACACGGCTTGTTCCAAGTCTTGAAGCTCCAAGGTCGATAAACTTCTGAGCATCCTCAAGATCAGCGATACCACCTGCTGCCTTGATAAGCTTTCCGTTTGTCATGTGGTCAGCCATAAGCTTGATGTCGTCGAATGTAGCTCCGCCTGTAGAGAAGCCTGTTGATGTCTTGATGTAATCTGCATCAGACTTTGAAACAACTTCGCACATCTTAATCTTTTCTTCATCTGTAAGAAGACAGCACTCGATGATTACCTTAAGGAGCTTGCCCTTGCAAGCAGCCTTGATTGCATTAATCTCTGCAAGGACATCATCGTAACGTCCTTCCTTAACCCAACCTACATTGATAACCATATCTACTTCTGAAGCACCGTTATCTACAGCATCTGATGCCATGAAGCACTTAGAAGCTGTTGTAGCATAGCCATTTGGAAAACCGATTACTGTACAGATTGGAAGGTGTCCTCCCTGCTCCTTAACGTACTCAGCAGCCTGCTTTACGAAGCTAGCAGGAATACAAACTGAAGCAGTTTCGTATTTCATTCCGTCATCTACAATCCCCTTAATGTCATTCCATGTTGCATCAACACCAAGTAAAGTGTGGTCGCATTTGCTTAAAATATTCTTAATATCCATTTCCTATCCTCCTGTATTGGCTCGCTTGTTACGTTCACAATCCTGAGATATTGCAACGCTTCGCATAGAAAGCTCCGCTTTTGCAACACTCAGAGATTGTTTAACTACAAGCTATTTATACACTAAGCGTGTAGGCATCAAGCTATTATATTACTCAAGCGAAACATTTCACGTTGAGCGGAGTAATATAATGCTTGTAGTCGTAACACGCGTAGAATCTTAACGCATTGAGGCTAGACGCGCCTCAACCTGGGCCATCATCTGCTCATATTTTGCAAGTTTTTCTCGCTCCTCGGCAACCTTTGCCTCTGGTGCTTTGCTCATGAATTTCTCATTTGAAAGCATTCCACGCGAACGAGCAAGCTCCTTCTCAAGCTTTTCTTTTTCCTTTGTGAGACGCTCCTTCTCCTTCTCGAAGTCTACAAGATCCTCAAGTGGAACAAAGAGTGTTGCATCAGGGATAACAGCTGAAACTGCATCACTTCCAATGCCAAGCTTGTCAGCCTGAACGATTACATCTGTAGCACCTGCAAGAGTTGCAAAGATAGGTGTAATCTCCTCAAAGATACCGCGAACTGCTGCATCCTCAGCTACGATGTGGATAGCTGCCTTCTTTGAAGGTGGAACATCCATATCAGTACGAAGCTGTCTCATACCACGAACAACGTCCTTTGCACGCTCAACCTTTGCTTCCTCTACTGGGAAGTTCTTTGCCTCATCATACTCAGGCCAAGCTGAGAGCATGATTGTCTCCTCTTCGCTCTGAAGTGTGCAGAAGATTTCCTCTGTGATGAATGGCATGAATGGGTGAAGCATCTTAAGGGCATTTGTAAGTGCGAACTTAGCTGTCCAAAGTGCTGCATTCTTGCTAGCTGTATACTCCTGAGAGTACATACGAGGCTTTACAATCTCGATATACCAGTCGCAGAACTGATCCCAAATAAAATCATATACCTTCTGAACTGCGATACCAAGCTCATATTTATCCATATTTTCAGTAACATCTTTGGCTAAAGTGTTAACTGCAGAAATAATCCACTTATCCTCTGTTGCAAGGTCTGCCTCAGCTGGCTCTGTAACTGCATTGTCTGCAAGGTTCATCATGATGAAACGTGAAGCATTCCATACCTTGTTAGCGAAGTTACGGCTGTTCTCAACACGCTCGTTGTAGAAACGCATGTCGTTACCAGGTGCATTACCTGTGATAAGTGTAAGACGAAGTGCATCTGCGCCGTAGTTATCAATAATCTCAAGTGGATCGATACCATTTCCAAGTGACTTAGACATCTTGCGGCCCTGTGAATCACGAACGAGACCGTGAATAAGTACTGTGTGAAATGGAGACTTTCCTGTGTGCGCATATCCTGAGAATACCATTCTGATTACCCAGAAGAAGATGATATCGTATCCAGTAACAAGTACGTCTGTTGGATAGAAATAATCAAGTTCCTCTGTGTTATTTGGCCAACCAAGTGTTGAGAATGGCCAAAGTGCTGATGAGAACCATGTATCAAGTGTATCCTCATCCTGCTTCATGTGAGTGTGTCCGCACTTAGGGCAAACTGTTGGAGCATCAGCTGAGCGTGCTACAACTGTCTCACCACACTTCTCGCAGTAGTATGCTGGGATTCTGTGTCCCCACCATAACTGACGTGAAATACACCAGTCACGGATGTTCTCAAGCCAGTGTAAATATGTCTTGTCGTAGTTCTTAGGAACGAACTGAAGCTCGCCTGTCTTGATAGCTTCGATAGCAGGCTTTGCAAGCTCTTCCATTGCAACGAACCACTGTGGCTTAACCATAGGCTCTACAGTAGTCTTACATCTGTCATGTGTTCCTACATTATGTGTATGCTCTTCAATCTTAACAAGAAGACCCATCTCATCCATCTTCTGAACAATGAGCTTACGAGCCTCGTATCTATCCATACCCTCGAACTCGCCACCGTTTGAATTGATAGTAGCATCATCGTTAAGGATATTGATTACAGGAAGGTTATGTCTCTTACCTACCTCGAAATCGTTAGGGTCGTGTGCTGGTGTAATCTTAACAACACCAGTACCAAATTCCATATCAACATACTCATCAGCAACAACTGGAATCTCACGATTAACAAATGGAAGCATTACAGTCTTTCCGATGATATCCTGGTATCTCTCGTCCTTAGGGTTTACAGCAACAGCTGTATCACCAAGCATTGTCTCTGGACGTGTAGTAGCGAATGTAACGAAACGTCCTGGCTCACCAACGATTTCGTACTTCATGTGCCAGAAATGACCTGCCTGCTCCTCATGCTCAACCTCAGCATCAGAAATAGAAGTCTGGCAAACTGGACACCAGTTGATGATACGGTTTCCCTTGTAAATGTAGCCTTCGTTGAAAAGCTTAACAAAAACTTCCTCAACAGCCTTTGAGCAACCTTCATCCATTGTGAATCTCTCACGCTCCCAGTCAGCTGAAGAACCCATCTTCTTAAGCTGGTTGATGATACGTGTTCCGTACTCATCCTTCCAGTCCCAGCACTTCTCAAGGAATCCCTCACGACCAAGGCTGTCTTTCTCGATGCCCTGCTTCTTAAGGTGCTCGATAACCTTTACCTCTGTAGCAATAGCTGCATGGTCTGTACCTGGCTGCCAAAGAGCTGAGTAACCCTGCATTCTTTTATATCTAATAAGAATATCCTGCATTGTGTTATCAAGGGCATGTCCCATGTGGAGCTGTCCTGTGATATTTGGAGGTGGCATTACAATTGTAAATGGCTTCTTGCTGCGGTCTACCTC contains:
- a CDS encoding valine--tRNA ligase, whose protein sequence is MKELAKTYDPKGLEDRLYKKWEENGYFHAEVDRSKKPFTIVMPPPNITGQLHMGHALDNTMQDILIRYKRMQGYSALWQPGTDHAAIATEVKVIEHLKKQGIEKDSLGREGFLEKCWDWKDEYGTRIINQLKKMGSSADWERERFTMDEGCSKAVEEVFVKLFNEGYIYKGNRIINWCPVCQTSISDAEVEHEEQAGHFWHMKYEIVGEPGRFVTFATTRPETMLGDTAVAVNPKDERYQDIIGKTVMLPFVNREIPVVADEYVDMEFGTGVVKITPAHDPNDFEVGKRHNLPVINILNDDATINSNGGEFEGMDRYEARKLIVQKMDEMGLLVKIEEHTHNVGTHDRCKTTVEPMVKPQWFVAMEELAKPAIEAIKTGELQFVPKNYDKTYLHWLENIRDWCISRQLWWGHRIPAYYCEKCGETVVARSADAPTVCPKCGHTHMKQDEDTLDTWFSSALWPFSTLGWPNNTEELDYFYPTDVLVTGYDIIFFWVIRMVFSGYAHTGKSPFHTVLIHGLVRDSQGRKMSKSLGNGIDPLEIIDNYGADALRLTLITGNAPGNDMRFYNERVENSRNFANKVWNASRFIMMNLADNAVTEPAEADLATEDKWIISAVNTLAKDVTENMDKYELGIAVQKVYDFIWDQFCDWYIEIVKPRMYSQEYTASKNAALWTAKFALTNALKMLHPFMPFITEEIFCTLQSEEETIMLSAWPEYDEAKNFPVEEAKVERAKDVVRGMRQLRTDMDVPPSKKAAIHIVAEDAAVRGIFEEITPIFATLAGATDVIVQADKLGIGSDAVSAVIPDATLFVPLEDLVDFEKEKERLTKEKEKLEKELARSRGMLSNEKFMSKAPEAKVAEEREKLAKYEQMMAQVEARLASMR
- a CDS encoding FapA family protein → MAGALPPFAPKVQVSSNGLEATMTFKIPDGKNEVPSFTAAQLLGILNHAGVTFGIDQDMLSRLSDSPIYGRAVKVAEGSPQVQGTPGYFEYTFETKFNRKPTIRPDGTADYMSIKTIETVEAGDVVAIYHPAVQGSRGMSVRGRILEPKPVRDLPPLIGRGFDRSADKLTYTAKISGKIELNQGKINISPVHEVNGDVGIDTGNIKFNGDVIIHGGVRDGAVIDAAGNVIIDGLIEDCEIRSGKDLFLLSGVKGNEKTVINCGGSLTAQFVEFAVISCSGNITADYFFKSKINCDGRIELNGNNASIIGGYVSAVQGIEANDIGNSFGTITNISVGIDLERTAAFEMLAKKIEAINSNVLKIKKGIEDFDKIGAERGINYKEDPRRMQLLRVRIRDEAIVLEETKRLQKMKEIIVAGKDASIRVLRRLYAGANISVDDHHVTITDTHDRVEIFKSPEGVKLRKIKI
- the deoC gene encoding deoxyribose-phosphate aldolase, with protein sequence MDIKNILSKCDHTLLGVDATWNDIKGIVDDGMKYETASVCIPASFVKQAAEYVKEQGGHLPICTVIGFPNGYATTASKCFMASDAVDNGASEVDMVINVGWVKEGRYDDVLAEINAIKAACKGKLLKVIIECCLLTDEEKIKMCEVVSKSDADYIKTSTGFSTGGATFDDIKLMADHMTNGKLIKAAGGIADLEDAQKFIDLGASRLGTSRVVKAVKGLPNDGKY